The following coding sequences lie in one Arthrobacter sp. SLBN-122 genomic window:
- a CDS encoding uroporphyrinogen-III synthase yields MTALAPAEPAQAEPTQAEPTAQAGETTDAAESPLEGFRIGVTSDRRSRDLIEALERRGAEVLHAPALKIAPVQEDIRLIEDTKAIIAAKPDLCIATTAYGMRRWCEAADSFGIGDELLETLGSTRMFVRGPKARGAVRAAGLADVGISSDETTSTLVDMLLTEGVRGKTVAMQLHGYTDVRQIERLRMSGATVLTVTPYRWVKPDGEDKLPRLIEAVCSGNLDVLTFTSAPAVDAMWSTAHEMGLYKQLVESLKLNVTTAVVGPVTAQPLLDAGLSPLIPERFRMGALIRLVCEHLALNHVRRLDTRSGNIELRGRSLRVDGQAVELAPAPLLLLRALLGAGGAVLSRESLSDLLELRGSVHALDMTVSRLRSSLPDGKLIETVVKRGYRIRV; encoded by the coding sequence ATGACTGCACTTGCACCGGCTGAACCGGCCCAAGCTGAACCAACGCAGGCCGAACCGACTGCGCAGGCCGGCGAAACCACCGATGCCGCGGAGTCACCGCTTGAGGGGTTCCGCATCGGCGTCACCTCGGACCGGCGGTCGCGTGATCTGATCGAGGCCCTGGAGCGCCGTGGGGCTGAGGTGCTGCATGCGCCGGCGCTGAAGATCGCCCCTGTGCAGGAGGACATCAGGCTCATCGAGGACACCAAGGCCATCATCGCCGCCAAGCCGGACCTGTGCATCGCCACCACTGCCTACGGCATGCGCCGGTGGTGCGAAGCCGCGGACTCCTTCGGCATCGGCGACGAGCTGCTGGAAACGCTCGGGAGCACCCGCATGTTCGTCCGGGGACCCAAAGCCCGCGGTGCGGTGCGCGCGGCCGGCCTTGCCGACGTCGGAATCAGCAGCGACGAAACCACCTCCACGCTGGTGGACATGCTGCTCACCGAAGGCGTGCGCGGCAAGACCGTTGCCATGCAGCTGCACGGCTACACGGATGTGCGCCAGATCGAGCGCTTGAGGATGTCCGGCGCCACCGTCCTCACTGTCACTCCTTACCGCTGGGTTAAGCCGGACGGCGAGGACAAGCTGCCGCGGCTGATCGAGGCCGTCTGCAGCGGGAACCTGGACGTCCTGACCTTCACCAGCGCCCCGGCAGTGGACGCCATGTGGAGCACCGCCCATGAGATGGGCCTTTACAAACAGCTGGTGGAGAGCCTGAAGCTGAACGTCACCACCGCCGTGGTGGGTCCCGTGACCGCGCAGCCCCTCCTGGACGCGGGCCTGAGCCCGCTGATCCCGGAACGGTTCCGGATGGGCGCCCTCATCCGGCTGGTGTGCGAGCACCTGGCGCTGAACCATGTCCGCCGGCTGGATACCCGCTCGGGGAACATCGAGCTTCGCGGCCGCAGCCTGCGGGTCGACGGCCAGGCCGTGGAACTGGCGCCCGCTCCCCTGCTGCTCCTGCGTGCCCTGCTGGGTGCCGGCGGCGCTGTCCTGTCCCGTGAATCACTCTCCGACCTGCTGGAACTCCGTGGCTCCGTGCACGCGCTGGACATGACCGTGAGCAGGCTGCGTTCATCGCTGCCGGACGGCAAACTCATTGAAACGGTGGTCAAGCGGGGGTACCGGATCCGCGTCTAA
- the deoC gene encoding deoxyribose-phosphate aldolase, with amino-acid sequence MSNEAIVHAGTADQAGTADIASYIDHTLLKPEASEADVLKVCAEAAEYRFKSVCVNPIWVKTVTTALKGTGVLTCSVVGFPLGATPTDVKSFEARGAVLDGADEVDMVINIASARAGDKGALTDDITAVAETVHAGGAILKVIIETVLLTDEQKVLACQAAVEAGADFVKTSTGFNGGGATAEDVALMRRTVGPGLGVKASGGVRSLADAQAMIAAGATRIGASSGIAIVKGEQGSAAY; translated from the coding sequence ATGAGCAACGAAGCCATCGTTCACGCAGGAACCGCTGACCAGGCCGGGACCGCGGACATCGCCTCCTACATCGACCACACGCTGCTCAAGCCCGAAGCCTCGGAGGCTGACGTGCTGAAGGTCTGTGCGGAGGCGGCCGAGTACCGTTTCAAGTCGGTTTGCGTCAACCCCATCTGGGTCAAGACCGTCACCACCGCGCTCAAAGGCACGGGCGTCCTCACCTGCTCCGTAGTGGGCTTCCCGCTGGGGGCCACGCCCACCGATGTGAAATCGTTCGAAGCCCGCGGCGCCGTGCTGGACGGGGCGGACGAGGTGGACATGGTGATCAACATTGCCTCCGCGAGGGCCGGCGACAAGGGTGCCCTGACGGACGACATCACAGCGGTTGCCGAGACCGTGCATGCAGGCGGCGCCATCCTGAAAGTCATCATCGAAACCGTCCTCCTCACGGATGAGCAGAAGGTGCTGGCATGCCAGGCGGCCGTGGAGGCCGGGGCGGACTTCGTGAAGACCTCCACCGGCTTCAACGGCGGCGGCGCCACCGCCGAAGACGTAGCCCTGATGCGCCGGACCGTGGGCCCAGGCCTGGGCGTCAAGGCCTCCGGCGGCGTACGGTCGCTGGCCGACGCGCAGGCTATGATTGCAGCAGGTGCAACACGAATTGGTGCCAGCTCCGGGATTGCCATTGTCAAGGGTGAACAGGGTTCAGCCGCTTACTGA
- a CDS encoding metal-dependent hydrolase, which yields MGGHHAASGAAAWVAVASTGPYTLGWYPLDPTGILIGGMATAGTALVCDWDHRASTVAHSLPPLSNVIARGIENASGGHRQGTHSILGAAGFVFLAGVASQVHMDTGWGRLSVGAGLLCMFLINIAAKALKLFPKSGFISNWIFALVMAGLVTVYAPDQWTWLPMSMLIGVVVHIVGDLITTGGVPLLWPLVVRPPKMLRRLPLLRNVWRANGALSLPLLGRAGSKREWLVLIPVSAYAMVGMSMAAWAIAQHHWGRVAAAAGAWIRLWF from the coding sequence ATGGGTGGACACCACGCCGCGTCGGGAGCCGCGGCGTGGGTAGCTGTTGCGTCCACCGGCCCCTACACCCTGGGCTGGTACCCGCTGGACCCCACGGGAATCCTCATCGGCGGCATGGCAACCGCGGGCACGGCCTTGGTGTGCGACTGGGACCACCGCGCCAGTACGGTGGCCCATTCGCTGCCGCCGCTGTCCAACGTGATCGCGCGCGGCATTGAAAACGCCAGCGGCGGCCATCGGCAGGGCACGCACTCCATCCTGGGTGCCGCGGGTTTTGTGTTCCTGGCGGGCGTGGCGTCGCAGGTGCACATGGACACCGGCTGGGGCCGCCTGTCCGTGGGGGCCGGGTTGCTGTGCATGTTCCTGATTAACATTGCGGCCAAGGCGCTGAAGCTCTTTCCCAAGAGCGGCTTCATCTCCAACTGGATCTTTGCGCTGGTGATGGCCGGCCTGGTCACGGTGTACGCGCCGGATCAGTGGACCTGGCTGCCCATGTCAATGCTGATCGGGGTGGTGGTGCACATCGTCGGCGACCTCATCACCACCGGAGGAGTGCCGCTGCTGTGGCCGCTGGTGGTCCGGCCGCCGAAAATGCTGCGCAGGCTGCCGCTGCTGCGAAACGTCTGGCGGGCCAACGGCGCCCTGTCCCTGCCCCTGCTGGGCCGTGCCGGTTCCAAACGGGAGTGGCTGGTGCTGATCCCGGTCAGTGCCTACGCCATGGTGGGCATGTCCATGGCCGCGTGGGCCATCGCCCAGCACCACTGGGGCCGGGTGGCCGCTGCCGCGGGCGCGTGGATCAGGCTCTGGTTCTAG
- the mfd gene encoding transcription-repair coupling factor, which produces MSPAPSLDGLRRALAPDQTFARVRAEAARGFEVRGQDYQISAPAGLRPVLLAEMADGLAAKAEQAGGVEPGVVLAVTATGREAEDLTAALRAYLPADAVAEFPSWETLPHERLSPRSDTVGRRLSVLRRLAHPESSTAGRLQVVVAPVRAVVQPVVAGLGDLVPVTLKVGQELPFSDVVKSLADAAYARVDMVTHRGEFAVRGGIIDVFPPTEDHPIRVEFFGDEVDQMRWFAVADQRSLSAPGIHHPTELHAPPCREILITPSVMSRAATLKAQLPAAADMLEKIAGGIAVEGMESLAPVLVDAMVPFVDQLPAESIAVVIEPEKVRTRAHDLAATNEEFLEAAWSTASDGGAAPLDLSSQASAALHSASFRSLADTRGSALEHGVSWWSITSLAQDVELLPEIDVLNLHAREPRGYQGDVAEMMDFIGSHVRDQWRIVVATEGPGPAQRLAELFHENDIPCARVDSLDHEPQAGIIEVTTAAVGRGFVLDGLKLGLLTEADLLGRTSAGSTKDMRRMPSKRRNAVDPLQLVAGDHVVHEQHGIGRFVELIQRKVAGGGEGVREYLVLEYAPAKRGAPGDRLFVPTDQLDQVTRYVGGDTPVLSKMGGADWASTKSKARKAVKEIAGELIRLYSARMASRGHAFGPDTPWQRELEEAFPYVETPDQLTTINEVKADMEREIPMDRLVSGDVGYGKTEIAVRAAFKAVQDGKQVAVLVPTTLLAQQHYETFTERFSGFPLRVKPLSRFQSAKESKETAEGVKSGAVDVVIGTHRLLSKDFEFKDLGLVIVDEEQRFGVEHKEALKKMRTNVDVLAMSATPIPRTLEMSLTGIRETSTLATPPEERHPVLTYVGPYTDKQTSAAIRRELMREGQVFLVHNRVSTIERTAAKIRELVPEARVEVAHGKMSESRLEQIIVDFWERRFDVLVCTTIIETGLDISNANTLIVDGADKYGLSQLHQLRGRVGRGRERAYAYFLYPSEKPLGEVALERLKAVAAHNELGAGMQLAMKDLEIRGAGNLLGGEQSGHIQGVGFDLYIRLVGEAVADFRGEAEEKAAEMKIELPVNAHLPHDYVPGERLRLEAYRKLAAALTNEAIDEVQAELVDRYGELPLPAQNLVAVARFRVGAREAGLSDVALQGNFIKFSPATLPESKTMRLNRMYPGSQSKPALDAVLIPKPKTARIGGRDLQDAEILEWANGVIRNIFSDAPLAVS; this is translated from the coding sequence ATGTCCCCAGCCCCGTCGCTGGACGGACTGCGCCGCGCGCTGGCACCGGACCAGACGTTCGCCCGGGTCCGCGCCGAAGCCGCACGCGGGTTCGAGGTCCGGGGCCAGGACTACCAGATCAGCGCACCCGCGGGACTCCGTCCGGTGCTGCTCGCGGAGATGGCGGACGGACTCGCCGCCAAGGCCGAACAGGCCGGCGGCGTTGAGCCGGGAGTTGTGCTCGCGGTCACCGCGACGGGCCGGGAGGCCGAGGACCTCACGGCAGCCCTGCGCGCCTACCTGCCGGCGGACGCGGTGGCGGAGTTCCCCAGCTGGGAAACCCTCCCGCACGAGCGGCTTTCGCCGCGTTCGGACACGGTGGGCCGCCGGCTGTCAGTGCTGCGCCGCCTGGCCCATCCGGAAAGCTCGACGGCGGGACGCCTCCAGGTGGTGGTGGCACCCGTTCGCGCCGTGGTCCAGCCCGTGGTGGCGGGCCTGGGCGACTTGGTTCCCGTCACGCTGAAAGTGGGCCAGGAGCTTCCATTCTCCGACGTCGTGAAGAGCCTGGCCGACGCCGCGTACGCCCGGGTGGACATGGTGACGCACCGCGGCGAGTTCGCCGTCCGCGGCGGCATCATCGACGTTTTCCCGCCCACGGAGGACCACCCCATCCGGGTGGAGTTCTTCGGCGACGAAGTGGACCAGATGCGCTGGTTCGCCGTGGCCGACCAGCGCTCGCTGTCGGCTCCCGGCATCCACCACCCCACCGAGCTGCACGCCCCGCCGTGCCGCGAAATCCTCATCACCCCGTCCGTCATGTCCCGGGCCGCCACCCTGAAGGCCCAGCTCCCGGCAGCGGCGGACATGCTGGAAAAGATCGCCGGCGGCATTGCCGTGGAGGGCATGGAGTCCCTGGCGCCGGTGCTGGTGGATGCGATGGTCCCGTTCGTTGACCAGTTGCCCGCCGAATCCATCGCCGTGGTGATCGAACCGGAGAAGGTGCGCACCCGCGCCCACGACCTCGCCGCAACCAACGAGGAATTCCTGGAGGCGGCGTGGTCCACGGCGTCCGACGGCGGGGCGGCGCCTTTGGACCTGAGCTCACAGGCGAGTGCGGCGCTTCATTCGGCGAGCTTCCGCTCGCTGGCCGACACCCGGGGGTCCGCCCTGGAGCACGGCGTGTCCTGGTGGTCCATCACCTCCCTGGCGCAGGACGTGGAACTGCTCCCCGAGATCGACGTGCTGAACCTGCATGCCCGGGAACCCCGCGGCTATCAGGGTGACGTGGCCGAAATGATGGACTTCATCGGCTCCCACGTCCGCGACCAGTGGCGGATCGTTGTTGCCACCGAAGGTCCCGGCCCGGCCCAGCGCCTGGCCGAGCTGTTCCATGAGAATGACATCCCCTGCGCCCGGGTGGACAGCCTGGACCACGAACCCCAGGCGGGCATCATCGAGGTGACCACTGCCGCCGTCGGCCGTGGTTTTGTCCTGGACGGCCTCAAGCTGGGCCTGCTCACCGAAGCCGACCTGCTGGGCCGGACCTCGGCGGGGTCCACCAAGGACATGCGGCGGATGCCCTCCAAGCGGCGCAACGCCGTCGATCCCCTGCAACTGGTGGCGGGGGACCACGTGGTCCACGAACAGCACGGCATTGGCCGGTTCGTGGAACTCATCCAGCGCAAGGTGGCCGGCGGTGGCGAGGGCGTCCGGGAATACCTGGTGCTGGAGTATGCGCCCGCCAAGCGCGGCGCCCCCGGTGACCGGTTGTTCGTCCCCACGGACCAGCTGGACCAGGTGACCCGCTACGTGGGCGGCGACACCCCCGTGCTGAGCAAGATGGGCGGCGCGGACTGGGCCAGCACCAAGTCCAAGGCCCGCAAGGCCGTCAAGGAAATCGCCGGTGAACTGATCCGGCTCTACTCCGCCCGCATGGCCTCCCGGGGCCATGCATTCGGCCCCGACACCCCCTGGCAGCGCGAACTGGAGGAGGCCTTCCCGTATGTGGAGACCCCGGACCAGCTGACCACCATCAACGAGGTCAAGGCGGACATGGAGCGGGAGATCCCCATGGACCGCCTGGTGTCCGGCGACGTGGGCTACGGCAAGACCGAGATCGCGGTGCGTGCTGCGTTCAAGGCGGTGCAGGACGGCAAGCAGGTGGCGGTGCTGGTGCCCACCACGCTGCTGGCCCAGCAGCACTACGAAACCTTCACCGAGCGGTTCTCCGGCTTCCCCTTGCGGGTCAAGCCGCTGTCCCGGTTCCAGTCCGCCAAGGAGTCCAAGGAAACCGCGGAGGGCGTCAAGAGCGGGGCGGTGGACGTGGTGATCGGTACGCACCGGCTTTTGTCCAAGGACTTCGAGTTCAAGGATCTTGGCCTGGTGATCGTTGACGAGGAACAGCGGTTCGGCGTGGAGCACAAGGAAGCGCTGAAGAAGATGCGCACCAACGTGGACGTCCTGGCAATGAGTGCCACCCCGATTCCCCGGACCCTGGAAATGTCGCTCACCGGGATCCGGGAAACCTCCACCCTGGCCACCCCGCCGGAGGAACGGCACCCTGTGCTGACCTACGTTGGCCCGTACACGGACAAACAGACCTCGGCCGCAATCCGCCGCGAGCTGATGCGTGAAGGCCAGGTGTTCCTGGTCCACAACCGGGTGTCCACCATCGAGCGGACGGCCGCCAAGATCCGCGAACTGGTGCCCGAGGCGCGCGTCGAGGTGGCACACGGCAAGATGTCCGAAAGCCGCCTGGAGCAGATCATCGTTGATTTCTGGGAGCGGCGCTTCGACGTGCTGGTGTGCACCACCATCATCGAGACCGGCCTGGACATCTCCAACGCCAACACCCTGATCGTGGACGGCGCCGACAAGTACGGCCTGTCCCAGCTGCACCAGCTCCGCGGCCGCGTGGGCCGTGGCCGCGAACGCGCCTACGCCTACTTCCTGTACCCGTCGGAGAAGCCGCTGGGCGAGGTGGCACTGGAACGGCTCAAGGCCGTGGCCGCGCACAACGAGCTCGGCGCCGGCATGCAGCTGGCCATGAAGGACCTGGAAATCCGCGGCGCCGGCAACCTGCTGGGCGGCGAACAGTCCGGCCACATCCAGGGGGTGGGCTTCGACCTGTACATCCGCCTGGTGGGCGAGGCCGTGGCCGACTTCCGGGGTGAGGCCGAGGAAAAGGCCGCCGAGATGAAGATCGAGCTGCCCGTCAACGCGCACCTGCCGCATGACTACGTTCCCGGCGAACGGCTGCGCCTGGAGGCGTACCGGAAGCTCGCCGCGGCCCTCACCAACGAGGCCATCGACGAGGTCCAGGCTGAACTCGTTGACCGCTACGGCGAACTGCCGCTGCCGGCCCAGAACCTGGTGGCAGTGGCACGCTTCCGTGTTGGTGCCCGCGAAGCCGGGCTGTCCGACGTCGCACTGCAGGGAAACTTCATCAAGTTCTCCCCGGCCACCCTCCCCGAATCCAAGACCATGCGCCTGAACCGGATGTACCCCGGATCGCAGTCCAAGCCTGCCCTGGACGCCGTGCTCATCCCGAAGCCCAAGACAGCGCGGATCGGCGGCCGGGACCTGCAGGACGCCGAGATCCTGGAATGGGCCAACGGCGTGATCCGCAACATCTTCTCCGATGCCCCGCTGGCGGTGAGTTAG
- a CDS encoding FAD-dependent oxidoreductase: MSAPAPSTSTSTATRIVIAGAGPAAQALVAQLDRARFNGTITVLSNRDDTPEELLELAMLPQVSVRFGQPASHIDAAKRTVATADGMEFAYDQLVIATGSAPVASPVDGAAQCLSYATIDDAPRIAKDVQKVARELGRRPVGILVGTGAAAGQAEAVLRAKGVRPIRTTARPSAVIPAVVSGSASSVAASAVVFEDGSSMTGDLVVLAEERVSRDGLAASAGLRTAPGGGIEISRDYRTSVPGIWAIGDAAAFDGVRLGLLVAAASAAGACATQLLSASSAAPVLQAAA, translated from the coding sequence ATGTCCGCTCCGGCACCCTCAACGTCCACCTCCACCGCTACCCGCATCGTCATCGCCGGCGCCGGCCCCGCCGCCCAGGCCCTGGTGGCACAATTGGACCGCGCACGGTTCAACGGCACCATCACGGTGCTGAGCAACCGCGACGACACCCCGGAAGAGCTGCTGGAGCTGGCCATGCTGCCCCAGGTCTCCGTGCGCTTCGGCCAGCCGGCCAGCCACATCGACGCCGCCAAGCGCACCGTTGCAACGGCGGATGGCATGGAATTCGCCTACGACCAACTGGTGATTGCCACCGGTTCGGCCCCCGTGGCCAGCCCGGTGGACGGTGCCGCGCAGTGCCTGAGCTATGCCACGATCGATGACGCGCCGCGCATCGCCAAGGACGTGCAGAAGGTTGCCCGGGAGCTGGGCCGGCGCCCCGTGGGGATCCTGGTGGGCACCGGGGCCGCGGCCGGGCAAGCCGAGGCGGTCCTGCGGGCAAAGGGCGTACGTCCCATCCGAACTACCGCCAGGCCGAGCGCCGTCATCCCTGCAGTCGTTTCCGGCTCAGCTTCCAGCGTGGCCGCATCGGCGGTGGTCTTCGAAGACGGCAGCAGCATGACCGGCGACCTGGTGGTCCTGGCCGAGGAGCGGGTCTCCCGGGACGGCCTCGCTGCCAGCGCGGGCCTGCGGACCGCTCCGGGCGGCGGCATCGAGATCAGCCGCGACTACCGGACGTCCGTCCCGGGAATCTGGGCCATCGGTGACGCAGCAGCGTTCGACGGCGTGCGGCTGGGACTGCTGGTGGCAGCGGCCTCCGCGGCCGGTGCCTGCGCCACTCAGCTGCTGTCCGCGTCGTCGGCGGCACCGGTCCTGCAGGCGGCTGCCTGA